In Helicobacter bilis, a genomic segment contains:
- a CDS encoding tetratricopeptide repeat protein, with translation MIEILNAYRNPIFGILALLFMVAFVFFLDSLKRTRAHKRKQDLIDNLGKQFDSIGLQQNIDEFIAHAKNATQTLILIAQTYAKAGDYEQAIAIYKTLSEKPLEMHEKLEILELLGDSYYRAGFLERSKNIFLEILRYYPHNIRILEYYMRTCENLKHYDEAIEALNSLEEIVSANADSKFSMKKIWHTKNYLKVMQLCSSHHISLADQQEKLLMFYEKDPTLRNIILRHFRLYNVGLFWQKILLLQDIMPYIDILWHFQKHEVPFDFIANRSDLMAIYHAKGFVSGYQKSEDFTLEVLQLLLLYSHIKADISFTYSCNSCNTQTPFYTYRCSACAEIATINPIAIPAQTPPPPHLATRMDLFRV, from the coding sequence ATGATTGAAATATTAAATGCGTATAGAAACCCGATATTTGGCATACTTGCGTTGCTATTTATGGTAGCATTTGTATTTTTTTTAGATTCTTTAAAGCGGACTAGAGCGCATAAGCGAAAGCAAGATTTAATCGATAATTTAGGTAAGCAGTTTGATAGTATTGGTTTGCAGCAAAATATCGATGAGTTTATCGCTCATGCTAAAAATGCTACGCAAACACTCATATTAATCGCACAGACTTACGCAAAAGCAGGGGATTATGAACAAGCTATTGCCATTTATAAAACCTTGAGTGAAAAGCCACTTGAGATGCACGAAAAGCTAGAGATTCTAGAGTTACTCGGTGATAGTTATTATAGGGCTGGTTTTTTGGAGAGAAGTAAAAATATCTTTTTGGAAATTTTGCGTTATTATCCGCATAATATCCGTATTCTTGAATACTATATGCGAACCTGTGAGAATCTAAAACATTATGATGAAGCCATAGAAGCATTAAATAGCTTAGAAGAGATTGTGAGCGCAAATGCTGATTCTAAATTCTCCATGAAAAAAATATGGCATACTAAAAATTATCTAAAAGTTATGCAGCTATGCAGTAGTCATCATATTTCTCTAGCAGACCAGCAAGAAAAGCTACTCATGTTTTATGAAAAAGACCCTACGCTAAGAAATATTATCCTGCGGCATTTTCGGCTTTATAATGTCGGGCTATTTTGGCAAAAGATTCTATTATTACAAGATATTATGCCCTATATTGATATTTTATGGCATTTTCAAAAACATGAAGTGCCTTTTGATTTTATTGCGAATAGAAGTGATTTAATGGCAATTTATCATGCAAAAGGCTTTGTGAGTGGATACCAAAAAAGTGAAGATTTTACGCTTGAAGTATTGCAACTTTTATTATTATACTCACATATAAAGGCAGATATTAGCTTTACTTATAGTTGCAATTCATGCAATACGCAAACGCCTTTCTACACCTATCGCTGCAGTGCTTGTGCAGAAATCGCTACGATAAATCCCATCGCTATTCCCGCGCAAACACCCCCCCCCCCCCATTTAGCCACTAGAATGGATCTCTTTCGTGTGTGA
- the bioD gene encoding dethiobiotin synthase has protein sequence MQIYISGIHTDVGKTHVSAAFCASFNYAYFKLIQAGTPRDCEVVQRFSPNTEVLGEGICLKTPASPHIAKLHENVQYKGLDIALPTRDNVVIELAGGLFSPLDEYSCMLDYMQSYKRPTILVGKYYLGAINHIILSINTLKQRDIEILCLVMNGVIDLNVDKFIYEYTGINIIHLDTFDTTDFTQRILNFKHAMQPYLVENGLLTNGF, from the coding sequence ATGCAAATTTATATAAGCGGAATACATACTGATGTTGGTAAAACACATGTGAGTGCTGCTTTTTGTGCGAGTTTTAACTACGCATATTTTAAGCTTATACAAGCGGGCACACCAAGAGATTGTGAAGTCGTGCAGCGTTTTAGCCCTAATACAGAAGTTTTGGGTGAGGGTATTTGTCTTAAAACACCGGCTTCACCACATATTGCTAAATTACATGAGAATGTGCAATATAAGGGCTTAGATATTGCATTACCAACAAGGGATAATGTGGTAATTGAGCTTGCAGGTGGCTTATTTTCCCCGCTTGATGAGTATAGCTGTATGTTAGATTATATGCAAAGCTACAAGCGACCAACGATTTTAGTTGGTAAATATTATCTTGGGGCAATAAATCATATTATATTGAGCATTAATACCTTGAAACAGCGTGATATAGAGATTCTCTGCCTTGTTATGAATGGTGTTATTGACTTGAATGTTGATAAGTTTATTTATGAATATACAGGCATTAATATCATACATTTAGATACATTTGATACTACGGACTTCACACAAAGGATTCTAAACTTTAAACATGCTATGC
- a CDS encoding DUF1440 domain-containing protein, with amino-acid sequence MQVYTNLSKIYRVWISLFIGVIVGSIGSVVRIGWEVLFPLSLQMPLDSNAEYILQLLCIDLNLLSLKYVFSDGYEWSVVYLVWQFLFSIFFSLFYILFAEFWQKLKFAHGIFYGIMLWLCVYVLFLPLCGFVRVDSMFSYYVCSFIESLLWIWIIELTRRDLRNRITHERDPF; translated from the coding sequence ATGCAGGTTTATACAAATCTTAGTAAGATATATCGCGTATGGATAAGCCTTTTTATCGGCGTGATTGTAGGGAGTATTGGGAGTGTTGTGAGGATTGGCTGGGAGGTGCTATTCCCCCTATCTTTACAAATGCCCTTAGATTCTAACGCAGAGTATATATTGCAGTTATTATGTATTGATTTGAATCTACTTAGTTTGAAATATGTGTTTAGTGATGGCTACGAGTGGAGTGTAGTCTATCTTGTATGGCAGTTTTTATTTTCGATTTTTTTTAGTTTGTTTTATATTTTATTTGCGGAATTTTGGCAAAAGCTAAAATTTGCACATGGAATCTTTTATGGCATTATGTTGTGGCTATGTGTGTATGTTTTATTTCTGCCTTTGTGCGGATTTGTAAGAGTAGATTCTATGTTTAGCTATTATGTATGCAGCTTTATAGAATCTTTACTTTGGATATGGATTATCGAGCTTACAAGAAGGGATTTGCGTAATAGAATCACACACGAAAGAGATCCATTCTAG
- the sppA gene encoding signal peptide peptidase SppA, whose protein sequence is MQIFHVLWKGIKGIFDFINTYFKVVVLLLIVLFLATLASDEEIESKPNLAKLYLNFPIYESESFAAQIEAIKKNDDIKGVLLLIDSPGGAVGASIEIADMIKELNEKIPVVAYTQSLMASGSYYAGMYAHSIYANRGALVGSIGVIFSAPNFEEAMDKIGIKMQGVSAGEYKEIGSITRKWKNTEKEFINNLTQEQYKMFYSDVIAARGERLKAKNHLDFAEGKIFSASNALKLGLIDGVNSMSEVEKILQNLSGVEEIVWLKKDKMEVLLDKLTDSIATKAQSIFMPKFMWGV, encoded by the coding sequence ATGCAAATATTTCATGTGTTATGGAAGGGCATTAAGGGTATTTTTGATTTTATTAATACTTATTTTAAGGTTGTGGTATTACTTCTTATTGTGCTTTTTTTAGCCACTCTTGCAAGTGATGAAGAGATAGAATCTAAACCAAATCTAGCAAAACTTTATCTAAACTTCCCTATTTATGAGAGTGAAAGCTTTGCCGCACAAATAGAAGCTATTAAGAAAAATGATGATATTAAAGGGGTTTTACTGCTTATAGATTCACCGGGTGGGGCTGTGGGAGCGAGTATTGAAATAGCAGATATGATAAAAGAGCTGAATGAAAAAATACCCGTTGTTGCTTATACGCAATCGCTTATGGCAAGTGGTAGCTATTATGCAGGAATGTATGCACATAGCATTTATGCAAATCGTGGTGCATTAGTGGGGTCTATCGGTGTCATCTTTAGTGCGCCAAACTTTGAAGAAGCAATGGATAAAATAGGCATAAAAATGCAAGGGGTTAGTGCTGGTGAATATAAAGAGATAGGCTCAATCACGCGTAAATGGAAAAACACAGAAAAAGAGTTTATAAACAATCTCACACAAGAGCAATACAAAATGTTTTATAGTGATGTGATCGCCGCAAGGGGTGAAAGACTGAAGGCTAAAAATCATCTAGATTTTGCTGAAGGCAAGATCTTTAGTGCAAGTAATGCCCTAAAACTTGGTTTAATAGATGGTGTAAATAGTATGAGTGAAGTAGAAAAAATATTACAGAATCTAAGTGGAGTAGAAGAGATTGTATGGCTAAAAAAAGATAAAATGGAAGTATTGCTTGATAAACTTACAGATAGCATAGCGACAAAAGCACAAAGCATTTTTATGCCAAAATTTATGTGGGGTGTGTAG